The following nucleotide sequence is from Microbulbifer sp. A4B17.
GGCTTCAATCTCCAGTTCAACCTCATCCGGTAACTTGGAACCTTCAGCGCTGAAAAACTTGATGCCATTATCGTGGTAAGGGTTATGGGAGGCGCTGATAACAATACCTGCACCGGCATGGAAAGTCCGGGTCAGGTAGGCAATCGCCGGAGTCGGCATTGGCCCCAACAGGGCGACATCCACGCCAGCATTAATCAGGCCCGCCTGCAGCGCTGCCTCAAACATGTAGCCGGAAACCCGAGTGTCCTTACCGATAAGGATGCGGGGACGCCGGTGGTGTTTAGCTTTGGAAATTCTTCCCAGTACCTTGCCCGCTGCATATCCCAGGCGCAGCATAAAATCGGGAGTAATTGCTCCCTCGCCAACGCGACCACGAATACCATCAGTGCCAAAATACTTTCTTTCCATAACGCTTCTCAATTGTGTACTTCACCGCTTTTCTGTTCTGTCGGAAAACCACAACAGGACCCTGCGGCTTAAGGTCTCTGTAAGACATCACTCATCAAATTTCGCTGCAAACCAATTGCTGCATGCGCAACACATCCACGGTTTCCGCAACATCGTGGACACGTAAAATTCTTGCACCCTTTTGCGTAGCTAACATGGCCAGGGCCAGGCTACCGGGGAGGCGGCCATCTACATCTCGATCGAGCAGGCGGCCGATCATCGACTTGCGCGACAAGCCTGCCAGTATGGGCATATCCGCCGGCGCCAGCTGCGACAAATTACGCAACAACGCCAAATTGTGCTCATCGGTTTTGCCAAAGCCAAAACCCGGGTCGAGAATAAGCCGGTCCCGTGTCACCCCCAGATCGATACAGAGATCGACCCGTTTCTGCAGATACCTGGCGACATCCTCTACAACATCAGTGTAAGACGGATCATCCTGCATAGTGCCGGGCTGACCCTGCATATGCATCAGGCAGATCGCCAGGCCACTCTTGACGGCTGCATCCAGTGCACCGGGGCGCTCCAGGGCGCGAACATCATTGATCAGTCCCGCCCCTACCGCAGCTGACTCACGCATCACTGCCGGAGTACTGGTATCGACAGAGATAATCGCGTCAAAGTTCGCTTTGATTGCCTCCACCACCGGCACTACCCGATCCAGCTCCTGCTGCTCGGTGACCGGCGATGCGCCAGGGCGTGTCGATTCTCCGCCAATATCCAAGATTTTCGCTCCCTCAGATAGCATCTGTTCTGCTCTCTGCAGAGCCAGGGTCAAGTCCAGGTTACCGGAGGCATAGTAATTGCCACCGTCGGAAAAGGAGTCCGGCGTTGTATTCAGAACCCCCATAACCACCGGTTGAGAGAGGTCTAAGGTGTGGTTACCACAAATAATTTTCATTGGTTGAAATAAAAAAATGCCGGATCGGAACAGGCTATCGCCCTATCCCCAACCCGGCATTTGGTTTTGTCCAGTTAGTCGCTTCGGAGGATCAGTGGCCGTTTAATGGGCCGCCGACGGTATTGCTCTTATCCGCCTCAGTTGAGGCCTCTGTGGTTTC
It contains:
- the folP gene encoding dihydropteroate synthase; translation: MKIICGNHTLDLSQPVVMGVLNTTPDSFSDGGNYYASGNLDLTLALQRAEQMLSEGAKILDIGGESTRPGASPVTEQQELDRVVPVVEAIKANFDAIISVDTSTPAVMRESAAVGAGLINDVRALERPGALDAAVKSGLAICLMHMQGQPGTMQDDPSYTDVVEDVARYLQKRVDLCIDLGVTRDRLILDPGFGFGKTDEHNLALLRNLSQLAPADMPILAGLSRKSMIGRLLDRDVDGRLPGSLALAMLATQKGARILRVHDVAETVDVLRMQQLVCSEI